In Dromiciops gliroides isolate mDroGli1 chromosome 4, mDroGli1.pri, whole genome shotgun sequence, one DNA window encodes the following:
- the EGFL8 gene encoding epidermal growth factor-like protein 8 isoform X1, with product MRSRVRVLLCSLLVGFSVLLFFGGQRANGDLPYSKGVCSRQTLVVPLRYNESYSQPIYKPYLTLCPGRRVCSTYRTTYHVAWREVRREVQQTHAICCQGWRKKHPGALTCEEAICPKPCQNGGICIQPGQCECTPGWGGKHCHMDVDECRTGIMLCSHSCSNTLGSYTCGCPKGLALGTNGRTCEEAPPEPLPSPSILSLTVREAEKEEHSLRLEIRELRGRLEVLEQWAGQVSAWVRSVLPVSPEAIRPEQVAELWGRGDRIDSLSDQVLLLEEKLGACSCEDNSLGPGLNRRR from the exons ATGAGGTCCAGAGTCCGGGTTTTACTATGCTCTCTGCTAGTGGGATTCTCAGTCCTGCTGTTTTTTGGGGGACAGAGGGCAAATGGGGATCTTCCATACAG TAAGGGAGTCTGCTCCAGGCAGACCCTGGTGGTTCCACTTCGGTACAACGAATCCTACAGCCAGCCAATATACAAACCCTACCTAACACTGTGCCCAGGTAGACGTGTCTGCAGCACCTACAG GACCACGTATCATGTGGCATGGCGGGAGGTTCGCAGGGAAGTGCAGCAGACTCATGCCATATGTTGTCAAGGCTGGAGGAAGAAGCACCCAGGGGCGCTGACCTGTGAAGAAG CCATCTGTCCTAAGCCTTGTCAGAATGGAGGGATCTGCATCCAGCCTGGTCAGTGCGAATGCACCCCAGGCTGGGGAGGAAAGCACTGTCACATGG atGTAGATGAATGCAGGACTGGCATCATGCTCTGCTCTCACAGCTGTTCCAACACGCTGGGCAGCTACACCTGCGGCTGCCCAAAAGGTCTAGCCTTAGGGACCAATGGAAGGACTTGCGAGGAGGCCCCCCCTGAACCACTTCCTAGTCCCAGTATTCTTAGCTTGACAG TTCGAGAGGCGGAGAAAGAGGAGCATTCCCTGAGGCTGGAGATCCGAGAATTACGTGGGCGGCTGGAGGTCTTGGAGCAG TGGGCAGGGCAGGTGAGTGCCTGGGTCCGATCTGTGCTGCCCGTGTCTCCTGAAGCAATCCGGCCTGAGCAAGTGGCGGagctgtgggggaggggagaccgGATCGACTCGCTTAGCGATCAGGTGCTGCTTCTGGAGGAGAAACTGGGTGCCT GTTCTTGTGAGGACAACAGCCTGGGTCCAGGTCTCAACCGCCGCAGATAA
- the EGFL8 gene encoding epidermal growth factor-like protein 8 isoform X2, producing MRSRVRVLLCSLLVGFSVLLFFGGQRANGDLPYSKGVCSRQTLVVPLRYNESYSQPIYKPYLTLCPGRRVCSTYRTTYHVAWREVRREVQQTHAICCQGWRKKHPGALTCEEAICPKPCQNGGICIQPGQCECTPGWGGKHCHMDVDECRTGIMLCSHSCSNTLGSYTCGCPKGLALGTNGRTCEEAPPEPLPSPSILSLTVREAEKEEHSLRLEIRELRGRLEVLEQVLVRTTAWVQVSTAADKGSFEHQHLLISNSCPAHPTPQSNPVIYSEIH from the exons ATGAGGTCCAGAGTCCGGGTTTTACTATGCTCTCTGCTAGTGGGATTCTCAGTCCTGCTGTTTTTTGGGGGACAGAGGGCAAATGGGGATCTTCCATACAG TAAGGGAGTCTGCTCCAGGCAGACCCTGGTGGTTCCACTTCGGTACAACGAATCCTACAGCCAGCCAATATACAAACCCTACCTAACACTGTGCCCAGGTAGACGTGTCTGCAGCACCTACAG GACCACGTATCATGTGGCATGGCGGGAGGTTCGCAGGGAAGTGCAGCAGACTCATGCCATATGTTGTCAAGGCTGGAGGAAGAAGCACCCAGGGGCGCTGACCTGTGAAGAAG CCATCTGTCCTAAGCCTTGTCAGAATGGAGGGATCTGCATCCAGCCTGGTCAGTGCGAATGCACCCCAGGCTGGGGAGGAAAGCACTGTCACATGG atGTAGATGAATGCAGGACTGGCATCATGCTCTGCTCTCACAGCTGTTCCAACACGCTGGGCAGCTACACCTGCGGCTGCCCAAAAGGTCTAGCCTTAGGGACCAATGGAAGGACTTGCGAGGAGGCCCCCCCTGAACCACTTCCTAGTCCCAGTATTCTTAGCTTGACAG TTCGAGAGGCGGAGAAAGAGGAGCATTCCCTGAGGCTGGAGATCCGAGAATTACGTGGGCGGCTGGAGGTCTTGGAGCAG GTTCTTGTGAGGACAACAGCCTGGGTCCAGGTCTCAACCGCCGCAGATAAGGGTTCTTTTGAACATCAGCACCTTCTTATTTCAAACTCCtgccctgcccaccccaccccccaatcaaaCCCGGTAATTTATAGTGAAATCCACTAG
- the PPT2 gene encoding lysosomal thioesterase PPT2: MLGSWGPRLPSLGVLFLLPLLSLLLPAAPESPKIPYKPIIIVHGLFDSSATFRHLLQYINETHPGTLVTVLDLFDGGESLRPLWEQVQGFREAVGPIMEQSPHGVHLLCYSQGGLICRALLSVMDEHNVDTFISLSSPQMGQYGDTDYLKWLFPTSMRSNLYRICYSPWGQEFSICNYWHDPHHPDLYLNASSFLALINGERDHPNATVWRKNFLRVNRVVLIGGPDDGVITPWQSSFFGFYDANETVLEMEEQQVYLRDSFGLKTLSARGAIVRCPTPGIPHTAWHSNRSLYEACIEPWLS; encoded by the exons ATGCTGGGGTCCTGGGGGCCCCGGCTCCCCTCGCTGGGAGTGCTGTTCCTATTGCCCTTGCTGTCTCTCCTGCTGCCCGCGGCTCCCGAGTCCCCCAAAATTCCCTACAAACCTATCATCATAGTGCATGGACTCTTTGACAGCTCTGCCACCTTTAGGCACCTGCTGCAGTACATCAacgag ACACATCCAGGAACACTGGTGACAGTGTTGGATCTCTTTGATGGGGGAGAGAGTCTTCGACCACTATGGGAACAGGTACAAGGTTTCCGGGAAGCTGTGGGTCCTATCATGGAGCAGTCTCCTCATGGAGTTCATCTCCTCTGTTATTCCCAGG GGGGCCTCATCTGCCGGGCATTACTCTCTGTCATGGATGAACACAATGTAGATACTTTCATCTCCCTCTCATCTCCACAGATGGGGCAATATGGAG ACACAGACTACCTGAAATGGTTGTTCCCTACCTCCATGAGGTCTAACCTGTACCGAATCTGCTACAGCCCCTGGGGCCAGGAATTCTCCATCTGTAACTATTGGCATg ATCCCCACCACCCTGATTTGTACCTCAATGCCAGCAGCTTCCTGGCCCTAATCAATGGGGAAAGAGACCATCCCAATGCTACTG TGTGGCGGAAGAACTTTCTCCGTGTGAACCGTGTGGTTCTGATTGGGGGGCCTGATGATGGTGTTATTACTCCCTGGCAGTCCAG CTTTTTTGGCTTCTATGATGCAAACGAGACAGTACTGGAGATGGAAGAGCAGCAG GTTTATCTCCGAGATTCCTTTGGGTTGAAGACGCTGTCTGCTCGAGGGGCCATTGTGAGGTGCCCAACACCTGGAATCCCACACACTGCTTGGCACTCCAACCGCTCGCTCTATGAGGCCTGCATTGAACCTTGGCTTTCCTGA
- the PRRT1 gene encoding proline-rich transmembrane protein 1 yields MSSEKSGLPDSVPHTSPPPYNAPQPPADPPAPPPQAPSTSHHHHHHHYHQSGTATLPRLGAGGLASPAAPAQRGPSSSATLPRPPHHAPPGPAPGAPPPGCATLPRLPPDPYLQETRFEGPLPPPPPAAAAPPPPAPAPPAPAQGFVVPTHPGTVGTLPLGGYVAPGYPLQLQPCTAYLPVYPVGAPYTGGAPGGTGVTPTLSPPPLGPGLALLEPRRPPHDYLPIAVLTTICCFWPTGIIAIFKAVQVRTAVARGDMVSAEIASREARNFSFISLAVGIAAMVLCTILTVVIIIAAQHHDTDWDP; encoded by the exons ATGTCATCAGAAAAATCAg GTCTCCCGGACTCGGTTCCTCATACTTCTCCTCCCCCTTACAatgccccccagcccccagccgaTCCCCCTGCCCCACCTCCTCAGGCACCCTCCACctcccatcaccaccatcaccaccactaccatcagtCGGGCACCGCCACGCTCCCAAGATTAGGAGCTGGTGGGCTGGCTTCTCCAGCAGCCCCTGCCCAACGGGGCCCCTCGTCCTCCGCTACGTTGCCCCGCCCTCCTCACCACGCCCCCCCAGGACCTGCCCCCGGGGCTCCTCCTCCTGGGTGCGCTACCCTGCCCCGTCTGCCCCCAGACCCTTACCTCCAGGAGACCCGCTTTGAGggtcctctgccccctccccctccggcCGCCGCCGCCCCGCCCCCACCTGCGCCTGCTCCTCCCGCTCCTGCACAGGGCTTTGTGGTGCCCACACACCCAGGTACCGTGGGTACGCTGCCCCTTGGAGGCTACGTGGCCCCTGGGTACCCCCTGCAGCTGCAGCCCTGCACAGCCTATCTGCCTGTCTATCCCGTGGGCGCC CCATACACAGGAGGAGCGCCGGGAGGGACCGGAGTGACCCCTACGCTTTCCCCTCCACCCTTGGGCCCAGGGCTAGCCCTGTTAGAGCCCAGGCGCCCGCCCCACGACTACCTGCCAATTGCAGTGCTCACTACAATTTGTTGCTTTTGGCCGACCGGCATCATAGCTATCTTCAAGGCGGTACAG GTGCGGACCGCTGTGGCCCGCGGAGACATGGTGTCAGCAGAGATCGCATCTCGGGAGGCTCGGAATTTCTCCTTCATCTCCCTGGCCGTGGGCATCGCAGCCATGGTGCTCTGTACCATTCTCACAGTGGTTATCATCATAGCTGCGCAGCACCACGACACCGACTGGGATCCTTAA